CTGCCATCGGATAGGAAATGCGACACTCTCCGGAAATACGGCGGGTCAGTGGAGCAGAAAAGCATGAACGATGAATCCCCAGACTACGGTGTGGGATCGAAGCCGGAGGAAACGCTGCCCCGACAGGAGCCGCCTCTGGTGCTGCGGCTCGAATCCACGGAGACGGCGTTCCCGCCCCGGCGGCCCCGGCCTGGCCTGCTCGAAGCCGTGCTCTGGTGTGTTATCTTTTTGCTGACACAACTGACCGCCTCCCTGTTTGTCGTAGCAGGAGTTCTCGCCTTTTTTGCATGGTCCCAAGCGGAGCCGTGGGCCTTCGTCCAGGAGCAATTCGCAGCTTTGGCCGCAGCCCAGCAGTCGTCCAGCGAGAAGACCGAAACGGCGGACGCTCCGGACTCTGGGACTAAGACGGCGGACGCCCCAGAGTCTTCCCCGACGGAGGGAGCGGAAACGGCGGCAACTCCCTCCACGGTGCCGCGCGAAATCGCCTTGGCACTGGTTTACGGGATGCTGGCAGCCCAGGTGGCCTCGTGGTGGCTTATTCGGCAAGTAGTGCCCCACGTAGTGGGACGAAACTGGAAGGAACAAATCGGCTGGCGGCGGCCCCGTGCCGTGCAGATGCTTCTGGTCACTCTGACCATCGTGCCGTTTATGCTGCTCGCGGGCGGGTTGCAGGAATTGCTCCTGCGCCTGGGGATCGGTACGCACTTGCAGATTGCGGAGTCTCTGCGTGCACTGTTTCAGCATGCCCCTCTGATTGTGACCCTGGCAGCGGCCGCGGTGGGGCCGGGAATCGTCGAGGAGGTCT
This genomic interval from Thermogemmata fonticola contains the following:
- a CDS encoding CPBP family intramembrane glutamic endopeptidase, with product MNDESPDYGVGSKPEETLPRQEPPLVLRLESTETAFPPRRPRPGLLEAVLWCVIFLLTQLTASLFVVAGVLAFFAWSQAEPWAFVQEQFAALAAAQQSSSEKTETADAPDSGTKTADAPESSPTEGAETAATPSTVPREIALALVYGMLAAQVASWWLIRQVVPHVVGRNWKEQIGWRRPRAVQMLLVTLTIVPFMLLAGGLQELLLRLGIGTHLQIAESLRALFQHAPLIVTLAAAAVGPGIVEEVWCRGFLGQGLIARYGVIPGVLWTSLLFGFLHLDPAYALITAAMGVYLHFVFLACRSLAAPIFLHACNNGLAVLASLNPQVLPVLAADAPGLSLFGYGLAALVLGVCSYALWRTRPRVAAGT